CAAATTAATGTCATATACGCTGCTTCTCAAGCCTTTGCtgatattgtttttgtatttgttatagGAGTAGGAGGAGtcttcactctctctctcttttgatgtacgttttctcttttttttcctttaatttgtatttgtttttctccgAGATCTCCAGAGAGGTCATAGAAGTTTTTGGAATTTATTCATTCATATAAAtttctgcatttgtttttaaatgttttttaaaaaaattgaagtgctTAATTACATGTACTATTGATATATAGTTGTATATTTATTGAGCATCCAAACTCTAATTACCATTGCCAGCTCAACTGTGTTGTCACTacaatatgaaaattaattgacTGCAGTAGCAAGTTGTCAAGCACAAGTGCAAGGCATGGTGGATAATTCTATCGCTCTGCTATATAGCAGACTGAAACACCTTGGACGTGCTGGCTTCGGTTTTTACAGCCGCCCTTATCTATCAGACGCTTGGTGGTTGAGCACGTCATTAATGTAGCATCGATCAAAGGCTCATAACATGAAGCGATGAACACTATTTATACCTGCTTCATTCATCATTTACTTGCGCATCACAATAGTGTCAGTGCACCCATAAGAGCTGTGCTAGGGTTGCTTGGAAAAATGTCCAAGGATACCTCGCCATGTTTCATTTCTTTGCTAATTTTAGGGCTGGTGGTAACACTAGCAGGTGTTATTCCTCAAGTTGAGGCTAgggctttctttgtttttggtgattcgTTAGTCGATAATGGAAACAATAATTACCTTGCAACCACTGCCCGAGCTGACGCACCACCGTATGGCGTCGATTATCCAACTCGTCGTGCTACTGGACGTTTCTCCAATGGCCTTAACATCCCTGACCTCATTagtaggggtttttttttttttttatcaatctgattttttattggattgcGCGCATGCATATCATGTTATTAATCTCTTGCACTCTAGTTTAATGTCAATACTGTATATTACTAGGTGAGGCAATTGGCTCGGAACCCACATTGCCATACTTAGCTCCCGAGCTCAATGGAGAAAAACTACTTGTCGGAGCCAACTTTGCCTCTGCTGGAATTGGAATTCTCAATGATACTGGAGTTCAGTTTGTAAGTCCATTTTCAATTCGGATTCTTGATGTATCACGTAATTTCCAATACCTATTTAATATTGTTTACTTTctagattttattgaatgtcCTTTTCCATCAATTCAAGAAGGAAGACCGTGACTTCTAAACTGAAGCACGCCtgatattaatttagtttatattgtgggaatgggaaaaaaaaagttcatataTCAAGCTTATTTGATCAATTATCCTACATTGCAGCTCAACATCATCCGAATCGGCCAGCAATTGCAATTCTTTCAACAATACCAGCAAAGGGTTAGTGCACTTATTGGACCTGAGCAAGCTCAGCGACTGGTTAATGAAGCACTTGTCCTGATGACCCTAGGTGGCAATGACTTTGTTAACAACTACTACTTGGTGCCCTTTTCTGCAAGATCTCGCCAATTCGCCCTCCCTGATTATGTTGTCTATCTCATCTCCGAGTACCGCAAAATCCTAGtggtaattaatatatatgttttatatcCTTTTCTGGCCATATTGATTATACTTTAAATAtctcatttactttttttttttttttcaaatttatggtgcaaaaatcaaacactataAAGAGATCATGAGGTAGGCTATAGCAACAAGTTCAAATAGAAGTACGTGGGAGCAAAATTTAAGTACCATATAGTTTTATAGAAACTAGTGTCTAATGTACAGAATGATTAGGCCCAAGCATTCAGCAGTGAAATATTAGAGGGCCTCATCTGTGGGTTTTTTGTGGCTTAAATTCACCCACCAAGTGCATTAATTTTCCCTTTCATGAAGCAAGATAAGTTTTTCAAGACTTTGTGAAGCCGACAATGAGTTAGTTTATTGGTTAATTTGAGTAATGTTCTGCGGGCCAATATTTAGCATTTGATGCTTTCTGACATGTTATTTAAAGCCTTTAAGGGCATTTTCATTGATAGATGATTTTCTCATTAAAGCCTTTTGGTCAGATCCATCTATACAGAATATATCTCTTACTCTCACGTTTACAGTCCAATTTAATTACTTGCTAGATAGCCATGAACACTGCAACATTGCATAAATTGTTTCACCTACTGTAGAAAAGTTTCTTTGATAATGCTCTTATTTTGCATTGAAATTATTTCTAACTACTAATATGAATTAATGTTTCACAATGCAGAGGGTATATGAATTGGGAGCACGTAGGATTTTGGTGACGGGGACCGGACCATTAGGTTGTGTTCCAGCTGAGAGGGCAACAAGGAGCAGAAATGGAGAATGTGCCGTTGAACTGCAGAGAGCAGCTGCCTTGTTCAACCCACAGCTTGTGCAAATGATAACTGAACTCAATATGGAAATTGGATCGGATGTTTTTATTGCTGCCAATGCTTATGAAATGAACATGGATTTCGTTACTAATCCTCAGGCATATGGTAAGTCATCAGAATAAATATTACTCAAAAGCACATGTTCATATACATAAATAATTGCAGATGCAACAAACTTGTAGCAATAAGTTTAGGagaccaaaaggaaaaaaaaacattaatggaaGGATCTGTTTATACTTTacacacataaataaaaatcaagatatgCAATATCCTCTCAGAAGACAACATTACTCGGACTAGCCACAGTTTGGTCCCTTGCTCTGCACACAATTTATCGATACTGCAGAGAAGGAAATGGTTcacattacatttatttttaaccatttATTGTCGTGCATGGTTTGTCCATATATATAGTGTCGGACCAACTTCGTAAGCAAttaatatgtgtatatatacacacacattatttttcatgaaacaatATAATTACAATAGAAATTAGTTAacaaattatttcatttcactGGTCAAATTAATGAGTTGTGGCTCAATTGCATGTATTagtatatttctttctcttaaaaGGACTTGAGTTCAGAGCTTTATCTAAatacaaagaagaaaaggaataatTCATTTTACTGCTTAGTAATTGGATTTTAAAGAGGTTTGACTTGTAAGACTAAACCAATAAACATTGCTGATGTTGGTTGGCATACATATACGCAGGATTTGTGACATCGCAGGTTGCATGCTGTGGACAAGGACGTTTTAATGGGATCGGATTGTGCACAATAGCTTCCAACTTGTGCCCTAACAGAGATATCTTTGCATTTTGGGATCCATTCCACCCAACTGAGAGAGCTAACAGAATCATCGTCAGCACTATCGTGACTGGCGACACCAAGTACATGAACCCAATGAATCTCAGCACCATCATGGCTTTGGATTCTAGGGTTTAATTATCTATACCACTACTGGCTAGTCCAGTGCTTATAATTGAACATTATGAACAATTATATTCTTCATTAATATTGTTTGCACCTTGATTAGGTGAGGTTGGTGGGTTTGTTCGGAGTATTAATTAAGTGTTAGCTGATGGGGTTGCGCATGTACTGGCTAGATCCCTCGTTAATAATAGTACGATGGTGGAAAAATGATTTGCGATTTTGTATTGGTGTCAGAAACGTTTTGTGAGAAAGTAAACCACTAGTAATCTTGTGTTTCTCCCTGTTAATTGCACTAGAGCCATTGATAACTACTACCTACTACCACCCCACCCCTAAACTACACAGTACTGTGCAAGCTAAACCCAGCTCGTCTAGAAGTTCCAAGTTCAAAACTCCATTTGGGAGATTCTACTGTCTAAAAACACTTAACGTTTTTGAGATAGCAGTATAGTCTTTCAACTTTTCATGAATTTGACAGTGTAGCCTTATTCGGCTCTTTCAAACAGCCGGAGAAAGAGGTCTCGTGTCCTTGGACTTTAGAACACCAGCCATACTCAACATTCTTCAGTATGTTTTTGTTAAGAATGACTATAGAAGTTAGTAATCAAGAAAGTGAAGGGCCAATACCTCGATATATCcccttgattatttttttatggtacaaGGGTGCCCTCTTTATATGaaagtttgtaaatatatttcagtaaataaaaatgTTCAGTTTATCTagcattaaaaacataaaaaattatttaaaaaaagcctAAAGTGATGCATGTCTAAATCtataaacatgtaaaaataaaactcaagataaacatgtttttaatacaaatataataaaataatactagCATATATTAAGCATATATTCAAACTTacaattgatataaaattaaaatcctagcatgcatactaataataaaattaatcatgcttaaattaaaacaaaaaaatattttctgtgaaaacaaaaaaaattaaaaaaataaattaaaaaacaacccaaaaatgaatcaaattaaCTCGACTCAATTTGTGAAATCTCTGACTTGGGTCATTCGATCAGGATAACACCATTGaaagcaagtaaaaaaaattacaaagtcgAATTAAAAAAGGAGctacaaaattaatataatcaacttgtcaaactcacaacttgaatgataaaactaagataatcctataaaaaataaattgaaaaaattataaagttttaatCCAACCTAATGTTTTTGCAATTGAGTCGGTCACCTATCAGTTCTTGCAATTGAGTCCTCTACCTATTTTGATATTGCTCGATTAACCTCCTTTGTTATTTACAATTGATAGGCCCAAATATTTTGCACGCGTCTCACACTTGCTTTCAATTTTAGCCTAATTTTAGTGTTAAAAATCACAAGCGCATGCGTAAAAGGAGTTGCAATTTCTCTTTATATTAGATCATGTGTCGTTTTGATCACCAAAAGATCTGTATCAAATAATTTAGtgcaaaaagaaagaatatatatatatatttgagagcAACAGTTTTGAGCCAAGACTGCTAAAATTGAAGACATCTATGAGTaacatgaaaattttcaaagtaatatttttgctcCAACGTCcctgtttatttttctattttaaaatcgattttaaaaaaaaaaattaaattaaattttttttttttaaattaataattttttagtgttttcagatttttttaaaaataaaaaaaatattattttaatgaatttttaaataaaaaatattttaaaaaacaatcatgagtAGAAATACATTTTGTTAGTTGGATATTAATTTGTCCGTTATTTGATGATGGGGCAGTTTGACTTAATTTGAACATCTGACACTATGGAAGaattttttcctttccctttttttttcgcCCTAGGTTTCCTCCTAACTTACATTAAACCATGttaatagttttattattataatttccttgcaacttttaaaagattttttcaataaaaaaaataatagtaatgttTTACGATCaatatattagtaatttattaGTTTACAGTGCAATACAATACTATGTCGTggcttgaataaaaaacaatttcagcatgaaaaaaaTCTCgagacataaaaattatttaatattattataaaattcgATCTAgtaattaacttaaaaactaCTTGACTTGACCCGAACCCATCTAACCCGACTTTTTATCTAACCCGAGTTTAAGATTAAATCATACAAGAGTTATCATGATATAATCCATAGACTTAGCGGATCCTAAGACAATTTAGACGACGTCCggtaaaaaacatggtttaactttaaaaaattttatttaagaacttGCCAATGTTTAACCCATACGATATATATTTTGCGGCTTAACCCGTCAAATTCATGATCCGGATGAAGGACTCCACTATGTTtaagaactttttttaaaaaaattattttctacttaATTATAGATAATAAAACATATGCTCGTAAAATTGAacacaaatcaaattttatgatgtttgtttgagactaCATAactcatgaaaaacaaatcgatataatttataaagataaattcaaaattaaaaaatattaaaaaaaattaaaaaataaaaatagagagggAATgcaaaacacacaaacaaacagaGAGTGGTAGTCTTGACTACTCAAGCCAGTATATAGAATTTCACCATTCAAGAACCCTTTGGTATTAACCAACAGTGATGGAGgccttttaaattttgttagtGTAAAGAGTTCTCTAGTGAATACTCGAcgtctctcttttctttctagtACATGGAActtagatataaaattaaatcgtgtaCTCTAGTTTTCTATATAActaagaaaaacttattttctcaattaataagaaaattgaatCCAACAATAGTAGTTGAATCACCGACATCAATACTCGCTCcactaaaagaaaaaggacacaAAGGTGTTTATAAAAACACGATGGAAGGATATTTTTGAAGACTGAGAGACCTCGCATGCACTGCCGGATGAATGCCAGGGCCTCCCACGCATCCTCGGGTGCTGTATATGCACACccaccttttaatttttatttttttaattagccaaatacataattaattgcGAAAAAACCATTGCGAAAAACTAAAAATGCCTCTTGACCTTGTACATAAATTTTTTGActttaaatgtattttcttcgttttactataatttttaattgtttattattttttatatttgatcaaatactaAATTACTCGTCatcttaaattataataatgagaaaaatcatTGTGAGAATGGGAAAATACTCCTTCACATCAAACTGTGCATTTAATATGAAAACAGTCTTATTTTTTCCCTATTaacttgaaaatgataaatgagCCACGTTAAGTCTTTTAACGTTATTGAAAgcaaatattaagtttttttgtagaagaaaaaaaacaaaatttattgagGGCAAGTTCTTGTATGTCGTAAAAATATTCCAACCCTACATTTTTACGCTCCTCACGTGACAGTTTCATCTAAGATGTCTGATtgcttatttccttttctttttctttttttcttggagaaaaacataaaaaaaaaaaaaagagcaaagacGAAAGGAATAGAAAAGAAGTTGCCTCTTCGAGAGCTGAATAGTATTACTTTATCAGCACCAACAAAAGGGAGGCTACAATTATTGCCGCTATAATTGAAGGAATGAAAAGCTCACAAATTCTACaagaaataacaagaaaatattttctaaattggCGAGACATGCATTAGTTCGATGCAAGTTATTAGAAAATTGGTTAGTTAAATCTATTCAGAATCGATTAATCCTGACAGTACCTTCAGAATAGTGAAAATCCAAACACCAGTTAGTTAATGGGACCTTAATTCCCAGTTTCTGATGATAAAATGATGTCTATAGAGcatgttaataagaaaaatgcaAGGCATAATTGAAGACCAGAAAAGAGCACACTAGCTTTGGCAGCAAATAACTCTGAGCATGGGATCATTCAATATGAAATTAAGTGGTATCTATAGAGTAGTTGCGTCTTATGATCCAAGCATTATCTTTAGTTAAGCGGAGTCAGGAGTGGACATTAAGACATGAAGATCAGACAAATCCAGATCCTCTCATCATTAGTATGACTAGCTTCATTTCCAGAAAATAAGACTAAACCAGCTTTGTTGAAACAATCAACATGAGCTCAAAAAGACCTCCCTCTTGGCAAGTCATCGTGTCTGACTTCGTTGTATCAGTAGTTGCTCCCACACTGTACTTACCAGATCCGGCTTAAGCTAATAACCACTTGTGCAATGGCCGAAGATCCCACTTAATAAAagatttcaagaataaataaaatatgtttgttaattatattttataaaatgaagattGTCTTTCCTTAAGAAAAGACTATAATTACAAAATGAAGATTATCCAAGATCTTATTTGTcaaatatgcataaaaaattaaaataaaatatttcataacgTCATctcatttatagtttttctcaaAGCTTTCATGATTCACCTTAAGACTCTGATACTTACTTCAAGGAAATACAGGATTAGGCAATTCTGCCCATTTCTGGAGCTTACCTTATTATTATGGAAAGAGGaagtgcttttttttattattgtttttaagagGTTGATTAGGTGGGGGGCGGTGCTTGAGGCTTCTCAGCCGCAGCAGCTAGTCCATTCTCATAAATTTCAGGTATTAAACTTGAGAActagaaagaaaaaggcaatttttttgttttttgttttttttttttgaagtggaAGTTGAAGACAGCGTGTGACTTCCATTCTAAAGCAGTACTGTTTAGATATTAAGAGCCTGAAAAATTTAGATCACATTGAATTTAGCCCCTGACTCTGTGGGCTCGACAGTTAGCTGAACTGTTTATGACTGCTAAGTCACATAGGTGTTAGAAATGTAATCACAGATTGACCAAAACATTATCATCAAGCCATTATTACATTGGAGATTTGCAGCTAGATCTTAAATAAAGTAGCGCATGCATTATTACCCACTTTTTTGGTTTCTGAGAGGGCCACGACTCACGTTTTAGGTCAGTGAAGAAAAGGTGGAATTCCTGGCATATTAAGCTCAGTGTATTGGAGCAACTTTAAATGACTGACTTAAAGTGTGGAGTGGAGGTATATTGCTCAAACTCGTAATTGGGGAACTCTGTTGGTttctaaagaagaaaaaaagggaggggGGGAATCCAAGAATATCAATCAATATTCTTGACATTGATGGGGTTCGACTTTTGAAGTTTTAGTAGGCAATGCCAAAGAATTAGGTTCAACTTCCCAGTGACTGAAGCATTTAACAACTGATCAAAAGTGTTTGAAATTCTTGGTAACATTAACTCCATAGAAGATCACAGTGTTAACTTCTAGATTATTAAGTACGTGGTTAATTTTTACAATGAGGCAAGGATAGGGCGGTGGAAGCAAGTCTTAATTTAGGGCTACTTATTTTAACTGCCACCAATTCATGCATGTCACATGGTATCATATAACTAAAGGATCCTTATACTTCCCCTTTTCGTGATCATGCCTCTAATGTGTAATGAAAAGGGAAACCTAGAAGTCGCCTCGTGGGTGAGTTCCAGCTTTACGTCACACAGAATATGCAGCTTTATTTGAACTGGTCCAGCTCAAACAGGACCTCAAAACTCAACACCATAGTCACTGTCTTACCAAATTAAGGAAACCAGAAATTGTAACTTCAGTTTGTTTTGCATTGATCGATGATGTTTAAAGAGAACTATTGTAAGTTTAATTGCCATGGCAATGTATCTCATGATTGTATGAATTATGATCTTAGTGAAATGTAATGGAATGGTATTAAAGTCATAGTTAATTGAGGGTTTGCTTTAACATCCAAAGAAATCTGAAATAATAGTACCCtgtaagcatttttttaacctagaccttgttatttttgttagctATGAGTCTTGCTAAGTAATTTACTGTGGTAAGTTTTTACATGAAAGAAAT
This window of the Populus trichocarpa isolate Nisqually-1 chromosome 13, P.trichocarpa_v4.1, whole genome shotgun sequence genome carries:
- the LOC7474641 gene encoding GDSL esterase/lipase LTL1, which codes for MNTIYTCFIHHLLAHHNSVSAPIRAVLGLLGKMSKDTSPCFISLLILGLVVTLAGVIPQVEARAFFVFGDSLVDNGNNNYLATTARADAPPYGVDYPTRRATGRFSNGLNIPDLISEAIGSEPTLPYLAPELNGEKLLVGANFASAGIGILNDTGVQFLNIIRIGQQLQFFQQYQQRVSALIGPEQAQRLVNEALVLMTLGGNDFVNNYYLVPFSARSRQFALPDYVVYLISEYRKILVRVYELGARRILVTGTGPLGCVPAERATRSRNGECAVELQRAAALFNPQLVQMITELNMEIGSDVFIAANAYEMNMDFVTNPQAYGFVTSQVACCGQGRFNGIGLCTIASNLCPNRDIFAFWDPFHPTERANRIIVSTIVTGDTKYMNPMNLSTIMALDSRV